TGTGTActatactgtgtgtgttgttcaacATGGTGGCCTCTATTACTACTAGTGTACTATAGACTATTATTAGGGGACTTGTATATAGTTTAATAATACTGATTTTAGGGGACTATATATGTCCCTTAAAATTAGTATTAGTATACTAGACTATAACTAGTATTAGGGGACTCATATATAGTTTAATAACACTGATTTTAGGggacaatatatgtatatatgtccCTTTTAAAATTAGTGTACTATAACTAGTATTAGGGGACTCATATATAGTTTAATAATACTGATTTTTGGGGACTATATATGTCCCTTAAAATTAGTGTACTATAACTAGTAAGGGGACTTAGTATTGATTTTAGGGGTATACTAGACTATAACTAGTATTAGGGGACTCGTATATAGTTTAATAACACTGATTTTAGGGGacaatgtatgtatatattagTATACTAGACTATAGCTAGTATTAGGGGACTCATATATAGTTTACTAATACTAATTTTAGGggacaatatatgtatatatgtccTAGTAGTAATAGAGGCCACCATGTTGAACAATACAGACAGTATAGTACACAATGTAaccaaatgtataaataaataacattttttcttctccaacCTCAGTGCAGAAGAACTACTTTCAGAATCGAGAGTTCTCCTTCACACTCAAAGATGACATCTATGTCCGCTACCAGTCGTTCACCACGCAGACCGAGCTGGAGAAGGAAATGCAGAAGATGAACCCTTACAAGATTGATATTGGAGCCATTTACAGTCACAGGGTGAGACTGCATGCATCTGCTTTTGCCTTCacaggttgttttgttttgtgtgtgagtatCACCAGAGACAATCTGTTTGTCATCCACAGCCCAATCAACACAACACCGTGAAGTCAGGAACCTTCCAGGCCCTGGAGAAGGAGCTGGTGTTTGATATCGATATGACAGACTATGATGATGTCAGAAGCTGCTGCAGGTGAATTTATCACGTGGTTTATTTTGTTCAATTCTATGTATCTCAACAGTCACAACACTGAGCTGAACATAAACTCTCATTTTAGTGCTGCAGACATTTGCTGCAAGTGCTGGATCCTGATGACCATCGCCATCCGCGTCCTAGATAGAGCTCTTCGAGGTTTGTTTGCCATCAGTTTTGTGTTACGTTATCTCTGATTCTCTGCAGAATTAtcatcagactttttttttttaatttcatgttttttttagatgactTTGGTTTCCAGCACCTGCTGTGGGTTTATTCTGGCAGAAGAGGAGTGCATTGCTGGGTGTGTGATGAAGCTGCCAGGAAGCTCTCTGTAGCAGCACGCTCTGCAGTTGCAGAATACCTGAGCCTGGTTAAGGTAACACTATTTCACCTTTTCATAGATTATTagaacagatttatttattaacagcAGAGTTTTTCATTCAACATTGTGTTTCTCTGAGGTAAAACAGTGCCCAACTAATAAATTGGCCATCTTATTTTAGATCATTTGGGATGTATGGCGGCCGATAAGTAACACAAACTTGTAGCTAATGAAATATATAGCATTTTTCTTGTAATTCAATAAATAGTTATATGAAGTAACTACATGGTTTTGTTTCTTGTGTgatacttgacaaatgaaaagtactgaacattttaaacttaattAAGAACTATACAATTTGAGTTTCTTCACAatatgattccattgaaagacgaTAAATTACTAAATTGAATTATCTCCCAGCCCTAGTTATAGACCATGTCGTTAATCGATTAATTGCAAACATAAATGTCAGATTAATCAGTAATGAAGGTAAGGGTTATTTGCAGCCCATAAGCATGaagacaataattaaaaaaatcttatttttctctgaataaatgtgttttacaaaacCGATCATTTTTGTGATGTGATGTACTATTCACTGCTGTTTTATAGGGAGGTGACGAGACGGTGAAGAAAGTTGTGCTCACGGATCCAATTCATCCTTTTATCAGGTAAGAATCCGATTCCTTCAGTTTCAAAGATTTAACTGTTTGTTCTATTTGGGTCTGATTTTAACGACTGTCATTGAGGTTGTTGCCTCTGACAAATCTTGCAACTTCAGGTGTTTCAGACTTTTGTACCTGTGATTTCAACAGTGAGTCTTTGGCGTTGGTGGAGCGATACTTTCCCCGGTACGCACTACAGGAACAGGACATACTGGGCCGCAAGGAATCTGTGGAGAAAGTTTTGTCTCTCACACCTGAAGATATCCTTTTTTAGCTCAAGGATGggggaaaataataattttctttctctcatgtgATTCTGAAATATGAGAGTATAATCTGtttttccatccatcttccgtgaccgcttatccagttaagggtcgcgggagtgctggagccgatcccagctgtcaatgggtgaaggcagggttcaccctggacaggtcgccagcctatcacagggctacatatagagacagacaaccactcacactcacattcacacctacgggcaatttcagagtcatcaattaacctaacctgcatgtctttggactgtgggaggaagccggagaacccggagagaacccacgctgacacagggagaacatgcaaactccacacagaaggttgtccagcccgggaattgaacccgggcccctcttgctgtgaggcgacagtgaggctacaccaccgtgcagccccaataatctgtttttctgtttggttaaaacatttgtgaaaataaCTGGAATTGATCTTAACTCCAGCTTTTACATGTAAGAAAAGAATTGCAGCAGGACTTTCAAAACGAGAAGAAGCCAGAGAACCGTTGGAAACTGGTGAAGGATCATGCCATAAGGAAACAggtttgtatttctgtttgtatCACATAATGACATTTGTTTAACCCTGAATTGATTTTTAATATTACAGCTAGAGATCTTATAATGAACACAGGCACAGTGATATATTCTCTCTTCCCCCAGGGCACTTCCAAAAAGGGCCAATACTTTGAGAAAGAAATCATGCTGCAGTATTGTTACCCGCGGCTCGATGTGAACGTCAGCAAAGGGGTGAACCATTTGCTGAAGAGCCCCTTCAGTGTCCATCCCAAAACAGGTGAGCATACATCTAAAGGGATTTAATCAAGATGGCGTGATGAATACACCACAGACGGTGACGTCTCTCTTTTGAACTCTGGCACAGGGCGCATTTCTGTTCCCATGGACCTCAAAGAATTAGAAACGTTTGATCCTTTCGCTGTGCCCACAATCAGGTAAGCGATAATTTAATGTCTCATGCTCTGCTGTTTGCCGTGTTTGATGTTTGTCAGAGCTGAtgttgttaattttttttttttcagtcagatCTGTGAGGAGCTAGATCGACCCAGAACAGGCGAAGAGGAAGAGAAGTCAGAGGACACCAAGGAAAAGGAAAACGAGAAGGACACAGCAGAGAGACGAAAGATCAGAGGTGAGAATCTGAAATTTCAGGCTTATTGTATTACACAGAACAGCTGATAAGTAGGTCaacaaaaggtaaacaaaaTTCTGTCCCAAAATGAGGCCAGTGTGGTACATTAACTGTGACATGATGAACCtcaatttaattttctttcatatgaaaaaacactgcagttACTGAACAAATATGTGAGGCCTCATATGCCTCTCATACAATATTAAGATAGGAtttaattattgtcattaaaagCAAGATGATTGATTTTTACATGATGGGATGCCCTAACCACTAATGAGAACCCGGGGATTTTTAGTTTATTCTAAATCATCTAAACAACTGAAGAATGTTTCAGCTCAATGATTGTACTTTTCTCGACAGATTACAAAAGAACAAGCCTGGGGAAGTACGTGAAATACTTTGATCAGTTTCTGGATGGGATGGCTCGCTCGTGGAAAGGAGAACTTCTCAAAAAGAGCGGTAAGTATTAGTCGTAGTTGATGAAATGAAGGCACAGCGCCTTTTAAGAAGTTCTTTCATgtaatgcattttcttttcttttattcttttagaTCTTCAGAAAGACTTCTGAACTGGATCAACAATCAGGAAGTGATGCAGAAGACAAATTGTTAATAGCTCCCTGTTACTGAATCTGGGTGACGATGCGACTGCGTGGGGGGAAAGTTGCCATTTTTCTAATGAACAGTAATTTAATCCCAAGAAATGTCATCACATTCATATGAGACTCAGTAATAATGCATccataaacaaaacataagcATATTATCTCCTTACTCAAGGATTTTCCTTCTATACTATTAAATACcgatttcattttgtttgttattttgtttttgtacagtcatttgtgaaa
The sequence above is a segment of the Anoplopoma fimbria isolate UVic2021 breed Golden Eagle Sablefish chromosome 12, Afim_UVic_2022, whole genome shotgun sequence genome. Coding sequences within it:
- the prim1 gene encoding DNA primase small subunit; this translates as MSSSNYDSACLPDLLPLYYRRLFPFSQYYRWLNYGGVQKNYFQNREFSFTLKDDIYVRYQSFTTQTELEKEMQKMNPYKIDIGAIYSHRPNQHNTVKSGTFQALEKELVFDIDMTDYDDVRSCCSAADICCKCWILMTIAIRVLDRALRDDFGFQHLLWVYSGRRGVHCWVCDEAARKLSVAARSAVAEYLSLVKGGDETVKKVVLTDPIHPFISESLALVERYFPRYALQEQDILGRKESVEKVLSLTPEDVRKELQQDFQNEKKPENRWKLVKDHAIRKQGTSKKGQYFEKEIMLQYCYPRLDVNVSKGVNHLLKSPFSVHPKTGRISVPMDLKELETFDPFAVPTISQICEELDRPRTGEEEEKSEDTKEKENEKDTAERRKIRDYKRTSLGKYVKYFDQFLDGMARSWKGELLKKSDLQKDF